A region from the Patagioenas fasciata isolate bPatFas1 chromosome 27, bPatFas1.hap1, whole genome shotgun sequence genome encodes:
- the LOC136113378 gene encoding LOW QUALITY PROTEIN: scaffold attachment factor B1-like (The sequence of the model RefSeq protein was modified relative to this genomic sequence to represent the inferred CDS: inserted 2 bases in 2 codons) — MRRRASARGFRRACRSGPSAGARAGCVXLPSPFLCTAFRFRHHFVPQPPXVFTPPSSVRASRSDGLMADSQPAAAHGESPSLGGSGVPGSEPENRRRLSELRVIDLRAELKRRSLDSGGNKSVLLQRLRKAIEEEGGNPDEIPVVSENVMKKTPKRSSKGRRADEEGGEDNGLEEDSGDGQEDIEASLDNLQDIDMMDISVLDEAEIDNGNAVDCGEDYNADNILDSLSDSKENADAAVKELPDQPTECAVGNLEASPQFSEIKEEPREIPVVMVEVEDVGNSLDASSSDLTIIKDLEELPLEPENEKILDILGETCKSEVLNEETSEAERPQAQEAGNAVPGKRLAEEEDALAAAQVEEDALDLDSKSAQALARKEAKRLVVAKGETSEQPVEEEKPDCGSLVVETPSDQSSKRSQGLEASSGGTAAKGAGPEGQEGQEDAKKTEDKANSEEPPATKESSASEGGDQKKSPVEEDRDTKIISKDDKGRAGGGSGRNLWVSGLSSSTRATDLKNLFSKYGKVVGAKVVTNARSPGARCYGFVTMSTSEEATKCINHLHRTELHGKMISVEKAKNEPAGKKPSDKKEGEAKKEKDRHHSAESKLEKSVGAKKEEKTDKKDDVKKSEKDEKEGKEKDEQKAGSSDRSRASKSASRGTERTVVMDKSKGEPVISVKTSTSKERSTKSQDRKSESKEKQDILSFDKIKEQRERERQRQREREIRETERRRERERREREQRLQAIHERDERQRLQRERERLEFQRQRLDRERLERERLERERMHIEQERRREQERIQREREELRRQQEQLRYEQERRSAMRRPYDPDGRRDDLYWPEAKRMAMDDRYHSEFSRQDRFHDFDHRDRGRYQDHCLDRRDGSRGIPDRDGQHYPDERHGGPDRHSRDSWGGYGSDRRMSEGRGIPPQPRDGRDWGDHGRKLEGHQDRSWQGNVAGGVMGRDHERWQGGDRSVPGQSGPGHVMNRGGMSGRGGFAGTQSPGGPGGLQVFAAPERTDRPTEPRFTRRY, encoded by the exons ATGCGCAGGCGCGCCAGCGCTCGGGGATTTAGGCGCGCATGTCGCTCGGGCCCCTCGGCGGGCGCGCGTGCGGGCTGcg tcctcccctccccctttcTCTGCACCGCGTTTCGGTTTCGCCACCATTTTGTGCCGCAGCCGC CTGTTTTCACCCCGCCGAGCTCCGTGCGTGCGAGTCGAAGCGACGGCCTCATGGCGGACAGCCAGCCAGCGGCCGCGCACGGAGAATCCCCGTCCCTGGGCGGGTCTGGAGTCCCCGGCTCGGAGCCCGAGAACCGGCGGCGGCTGAGCGAGCTGCGGGTGATTGACCTGCGGGCCGAGCTCAAGCGGCGCAGCTTGGACAGCGGTGGGAACAAGAGCGTCCTCCTGCAGCGGCTCCGGAAG gCTattgaggaggaaggggggaatcCTGATGAAATTCCAGTGGTTTCAGAAAATGTCATgaagaaaacaccaaaaagaagcagcaaag GACGTAGAGCAgatgaagagggaggagaagataaTGGCCTGGAGGAGGATTCGGGAGACGGACAG gagGATATTGAAGCAAGTTTGGATAACTTGCAGGATATTGACATGATGGATATTAGTGTGTTAGATGAAGCTGAAATAGATAATGGCAATGCGGTAGATTGCGGAGAGGATTACAATGCTGATAATATTCTTGACTCACTGTCTGATAGTAAAGAAAATGCtgatgcagcagtgaaagaactTCCCGATCAGCCTACAGAATGTGCTGTAGGTAACTTGGAGGCATCCCCACAATTTTCAGAGATTAAAGAAGAACCAAGAGAAATACCAGTAGTGATG GTGGAGGTCGAAGATGTCGGAAACAGTTTAGATGCTTCTTCATCTGATTTAACCATCATAAAG GATCTTGAAGAGTTACCTTTGGAGCCAG aaaatgagaaaatactcGACATTTTGGGGGAAACTTGTAAATCTGAAGTACTTAACGAAGAAACTTCCGAAGCGGAGCGGCCACAAGCGCAGGAAGCGGGTAACGCGGTGCCAGGCAAGAGGCTGGCGGAGGAAGAGGACGCTCTTGCTGCCGCTCAGGTGGAGGAAGATGCTTTAGATTTGGACAGCAAATCGGCACAAGCTTTGGCAAGGAAGGAAGCAAAGCGTTTAGTTGTAGCGAAAGGGGAGACAAGTGAACAGCCAGTAGAGGAAGAGAAACCGGACTGTGGCTCTTTAGTGGTAGAGACCCCAAGCGATCAGAGTAGCAAACGCTCCCAAGGCCTGGAAGCCTCTAGTGGGGGAACAGCGGCCAAAGGCGCAGGTCCCGAGGGCCAAGAAGGCCAAGAAGATGcgaagaaaacagaagacaaagctAATTCTGAGGAACCCCCTGCTACTAAAGAGTCCTCAGCCAGTGAGGGCGGTGATCAGAAAAagag CCCTGTGGAGGAGGACAGAGATACAAAGATAATCTCAAAAGATGACAAAG GCCGTGCGGGTGGTGGCTCTGGCAGGAATTTGTGGGTCAGTGGCCTCTCCTCCTCTACCAGAGCCACAGACTTGAAGAATCTTTTCAGCAAGTATGGAAAG GTGGTCGGTGCAAAAGTGGTGACGAACGCTCGCAGCCCTGGCGCTCGCTGCTACGGCTTCGTTACCATGTCGACATCTGAAGAGGCCACTAAGTGTATTAATCACCTCCACAGGACAGAGCTGCATGGAAAAATGATCTCTGTGGAAAAG GCAAAAAATGAACCAGCTGGGAAAAAGCCATCAGACAAAAAGGaaggagaagcaaagaaggaaaaagacagGCACCATTCTGCAGAATCCAAATTGGAGAA GTCTGTTGGTGctaagaaggaggagaagacgGACAAAAAGGATGATGTTAAGAAATCAGAAAAAGacgaaaaagaaggaaaagagaaagatgaaCAAAAGGCCGGATCCTCCGATAGATCCAGGGCAAGCAAATCAG CAAGTCGAGGAACTGAAAGGACAGTGGTAATGGATAAATCTAAAGGAGAACCAGTTATTAGTGTGAAAACCTCTACGTCAAAAGAGAGG AGTACAAAAAGCCAGGATCGGAAGTCTGAGAGCAAAGAGAAACAAGACATTTTATCATTTGATAAAATCAAAGAGCAGCGAGAACGTGAACGTCAGAGACAGAGGGAGCGAGAAATCAGGGAAACAGAAAGACGCCG AGAGAGAGAGCGGCGAGAACGCGAACAACGTCTTCAGGCCATTCACGAGCGGGATGAAAGGCAGAGGCTCCAGAGGGAGCGAGAACGACTGGAGTTTCAAAGGCAGCGTCTTGACAGAGAGCGCTTGGAGAGGGAGAGGCTGGAGAGAGAGCGAATGCACATCGAGCAGGAACGGCGGCGGGAGCAGGAGCGGATCCAGCGCGAGAGGGAAGAGCTGcggcggcagcaggagcagctgcgcTACGAACAGGAGCGGCGCTCGGCCATGAGGAGGCCCTACGATCCTGACGGCAG ACGGGATGACCTGTACTGGCCAGAGGCGAAGCGGATGGCGATGGATGACAGGTATCATTCTGAGTTCAGTCGTCAGGATCGCTTCCATGACTTTGACCACAGGGATCGCGGCCGATACCAAGATCACTGTTTGGACAG AAGAGATGGTTCGAGAGGAATACCAGATCGAGATGGGCAG CATTACCCAGACGAACGCCACGGAGGCCCCGACCGTCACTCCCGCGATAGCTGGGGCGGCTACGGCTCCGACAGAAGAATGAGCGAAGGAAGAGGGATTCCCCCCCAGCCGCG agatggACGTGACTGGGGAGATCATGGTCGAAAGTTAGAGGGGCATCAAGATCGTTCATGGCAGGGAAATGTGGCTGGAGGAGTGATGGGACGGGATCATGAGAGATGGCAAG GTGGTGATAGAAGCGTGCCTGGTCAGTCAGGACCAGGCCATGTGATGAACCGAGGAGGGATGTCGGG GCGCGGAGGCTTCGCTGGGACGCAGAGCCCGGGGGGGCCCGGCGGCCTGCAGGTGTTTGCTGCCCCGGAGCGGACGGACAGACCGACCGAGCCGCGCTTCACCCGCCGCTACTGA